Proteins encoded together in one Centropristis striata isolate RG_2023a ecotype Rhode Island chromosome 6, C.striata_1.0, whole genome shotgun sequence window:
- the avpr1aa gene encoding arginine vasopressin receptor 1Aa, translating into MHTPDYAVLLSGGNQSLVFSPSNDFTMETPGNDTVHPNGSDPFARNEEVAQIEIMVLSITFVVAVIGNVSVLLAMYNTKKKMSRMHLFIKHLSLADLVVAFFQVLPQLCWDVTFRFYGPDFLCRIVKHLQVMGMFASTYMMVMMTLDRYIAICHPLKTLQQPTQRSYIMIISTWMCSLVFSIPQYFIFSLSEIKNGSDVQDCWAHFIDPWGAKAYITWITVGIFLVPVVILMLCYGFICHSIWQNIQYKKRKTTAGTANKNGLIGKHSVSSITTISRAKLRTVKMTFVIVLAYIICWAPFFIVQMWSVWDENFQYADSENTAVTLSALLASLNSCCNPWIYMIFSGHLLQDFVHCFSCCHKINADFKKEDSDSSIRRTTLLTKMTNRSPTGSSSNWRELDNSPKTSIQAE; encoded by the exons ATGCACACTCCTGACTATGCGGTGCTCCTGAGCGGAGGGAACCAGTCTCTGGTCTTCAGTCCCTCTAATGACTTTACTATGGAAACGCCTGGAAACGACACCGTCCACCCGAACGGGTCCGATCCGTTTGCGCGCAACGAGGAGGTGGCCCAAATCGAGATCATGGTCCTGAGCATCACCTTTGTGGTTGCTGTGATTGGGAACGTGAGCGTCCTGCTCGCGATGTACAACACGAAGAAGAAGATGTCGCGGATGCACCTTTTCATCAAACACCTCAGCCTGGCTGACCTGGTGGTCGCCTTCTTCCAGGTGCTGCCGCAGCTCTGCTGGGATGTCACCTTCCGCTTCTACGGTCCGGACTTTCTCTGCAGGATAGTCAAACACCTCCAGGTGATGGGGATGTTTGCATCCACCTacatgatggtgatgatgaccCTGGACCGTTACATTGCCATCTGCCACCCTCTGAAAACCCTCCAGCAGCCCACCCAGCGCTCCTATATCATGATCATCTCCACGTGGATGTGCAGCCTGGTGTTCAGCATTCCGCAGTACTTCATCTTCTCCCTGAGCGAAATCAAGAACGGCTCGGATGTCCAAGACTGCTGGGCGCACTTTATCGACCCGTGGGGGGCCAAGGCGTACATCACCTGGATAACCGTGGGCATCTTCCTCGTGCCAGTTGTAATTCTTATGCTGTGCTATGGGTTCATCTGCCACAGCATATGGCAAAACATTCAGTACAAGAAAAGGAAAACGACGGCTGGTACTGCCAACAAGAACGGGCTGATTGGGAAGCATTCAGTCAGCAGCATTACAACTATATCAAGGGCAAAGCTGAGGactgttaaaatgacttttgtgATCGTTTTGGCGTACATTATTTGCTGGGCGCCGTTTTTCATAGTTCAGATGTGGTCTGTGTGGGATGAAAACTTCCAGTATGCGG ATTCTGAGAACACAGCAGTGACTCTGTCTGCACTCCTTGCCAGTctcaacagctgctgcaacCCGTGGATATACATGATCTTCAGCGGCCACCTCCTGCAGGACTTTGTGCACTGCTTCTCCTGCTGCCACAAAATTAACGCAGACTTCAAGAAGGAGGACTCAGACAGCAGCATCCGCAGAACAACGTTGCTCACTAAGATGACTAATCGGAGCCCTACGGGAAGCTCGAGCAACTGGAGGGAACTAGATAATTCTCCAAAGACCTCCATTCAGGCGGAGTAA